The Triticum urartu cultivar G1812 chromosome 6, Tu2.1, whole genome shotgun sequence genome includes the window cattgcaagcaagaaagtctcttttagtttcttcgtCCATAACATAGCCCTTAGGCACAACAtgtaattcatatttattaggagagcctccataatcactttcatcagtattatcagtttcaataatttcattcactctagccctagcaagttgttcatcaagaaattcgcCAAGTGGCACAGTTGTATCATGCAttgaagtagtttcatcataagtatcatgcatagcagaagtggcatcatcaataatatgcgacatatcagaatcaatagcagaagcaggtttaggtgttgcaagcttactcaaaacagaaggtgaatcaagtgcagagctagatggcagttccttacctcccctcgtagttgagggataaatcttggtttttggatctctcaagttcttcataatgataagcagatataaatcccaagtgactcaaagaatagagctatgcttcccggcaacggcaccagaaaataatcttgataacccataagtataggggatcgcatcagttttcgagggtagagtattcaacccaaatttattgattcgacacaaggggagccaaagaatattctcaagtattagcagctaagttgtcaattcaaccacacctggaaacttaatatctatagcaaagtgtttagtagcaaagtaatatgatagtagtggtaacgatagcaaaagtaacggtagcaaaagtaatgtttttggtattttatagtgattgtaacaatagcaacggaaaagtaaataagcggagaacaatatatgaaagctcgtaggcaatggatcggtgataaagaattatgccggatgtggttcatcatgtaacagtcactAGATGACTCATTGCACCAATGGCGCAAAGGGCAAGAGCAAGCCAAGTATTGAAAGAGTACACATAAAAATATTTAGAGACAGATTGAAACATATAGAAATAAAAAATTGTTGCTGGCAATGTCATGATTTTCTCTAACCAGTGTAAACATATATAAGTAGTCTTCTGAAAATATTAGTAGAAGGGCAGTTGATTACGTATATAGAACAAGTGATCACAAACTTGTTTTGACCATAGAGACAGTAATGAGGTCTGAAGTGTACATGCAGTATCTTGCTCAGAGCAACGCCAAAAGAGCAAAGATACTGGATCGATTGATAAAAACAAAAGGTGGCTGTTGTTGGTTAGGACATATAGACTGAAGGGCAATTGAATATGGATACTAACATTTTGTTTTGGAAGCAGGGTCAACAACATCTCCAGTAGAAGCAATTTCTCCAGTTTGGGTAGGATCTTTAGGCACAGCCGCATATGATGTAGTTCCCTTGGTTTTGGAAGGCGAAGTGAAGAGCTTGTGATGAGAGTTCCTAGGGCACGGTGATTTGCTCCATTTAAACATAAAATTATATTAGGTGTTTACCAAAGTGACAAAGCGAGAAAGGTATAGCAGTGCACAAGGATGATTGAAATACCTAGGTATTTAGTCACAGGAGCTTGTCCCTTGCCTTTCATTGCGGATATAGGAGTGTTCATCTATTAATCATGTAATAGTCAGCCAATGCAAAGGAGAGAACGCAGGGAGAAATAGTAACAATCATACTCCATAAAACGCAAAGCTGTGTACAGGGCAGCAAGAATGCCTCTCATCTTGACGCATTAGGCAAAGGTAACTAAATGGAATACACAGATGCCAAAAGCCATGAGTACAACAATGTTAGATTAGGCGGTGGCTGCAGCTGGTCATTAGTAATCATTATATATGAGTACCTTAAATCGATTGAAAGAGAAGGAAATGTAAGGTTATTTACATTAATGTATATAGTTCAAATGGATGATCCACAAGGAAAGACAAAACAATTGTGAAGCATATCATAAGTGGCACAAAAGCATTGTAAACTTTGCTCAAGGAATTTGTATATCTGAAGGAATCCATCACCCGAGTATAACATAAATGAAGTTGGTGTTCAGTTTAAATTTCTACCAAGCAAATGTAAGGTGTTGATGAAGCTGAAACGAAATTAGGGGCAGCAATGATTAATTAACCGATTAACTAACCCATCCGGTAGTTTTCAGTTTCACCAACTTGTCCATCTATCCATAAGACTACATTGAACTGAACCAAAGGTAAGGATCTGAACCAAGAATAGCAGCGTAGACAAAAGCAAGATTAAACATCATTCTTCAGTCCTCAAGGGTACATGCATTCTCCTTCCTGACTTAGGCTTCCTGCTCTGGTGTGTAGTGTTCTCTAAAATCAGCTACTGCTTACACTCCCCCTCTAAGTGAATAGTAACAATTTTAAGAGGATAAACCACACAGAGAATTGGTTCCTGATTAGAGCAGCTAAAGAAGCAAGTAGTTAACATTAGTACATAGAGTCTTGGAAGTGGGCTACAATATCATGGAAAAATGACAGGAGCACATCATTGCTTGTGATTAGCATAGTTCTCTCAAAATTTTCATGGCTGGTTTGCTACTACTTCCAATTTTGTCTGTACTGTATTAAATAAGGCCCATCAAAGCATACCACAAATGGTTTTCTGTGCAAAATAAATAGACCAAAAAATGAATGAAACAAAATAAATACACAGCCCCTTACGCATATACGCAGATGAAAGCTTCCAACAATGAAATAATTCCTAGTTTAACCGAAAGGCATTAGCATAGGCGAGAACAAATATTTTTAGTGAGCTCTAACAAGAACAAATGGCGGGACCAAGAACAACCTCCAACCGAGGAGATGACGAGCCAGCAGAGCAATAGACGAAGACCAAACAGCAGATGAGAGGACAAAAGCAACCTGTGGCAGACAGAACAAATGCCTTAGGAGGGTGAAACACGAACGAAAAGAGTGTATAATCAGCAAACTACATAGACAATAGGCTAATTATTCTTGCAATTAGTATAAATATAATTAGCAACTACTATATGTCCATTACTTGAATGGAATCATGAGCCACTTTCATGCATCGTCAATACGACGGCTGCCCCTCTCAACTCTTCTGTGCCTCATCTCATGACTAATTCTACTAATCAGTGATTGGGTTCAGTTGCTGTCTAAATCAAGACAATTGCATGAAAGCACAACACAGTACATCCTAATGTAAGATATTTTAACTAATAGAAGAAAGCACCTATCAATTTATGATTATCTAAGAAAGAACAACACGCCTGAAGCACGGTAGGCACATCAACTAAATTGAGGTACACATATCTGTCGGCACGGCAGCACGGTCACATTTAAAGAATTAATAATTATGAAAAGCTTGTAGTGCATGTCACAACTATAAATACTCTGTTCTCACCTAAAACTATCAGAACAGAGACAAATAAGAACAGAGCTGCTAATATAAATGCAAGTCAACGCAGAACACAACAGGTGAATATTTCCAAAGACAAGCAAACATATCCGTCTAGCCCGACACAGCATATTCAACATATCATACAACCACTTACGCAAACAGTTACAGCAGGCTTTCATAAAGTGGACTGGAAATCAGGGAAATAGACATGGAATATTTCTCTATAGGTACACGGTTTTGAAATATTTTTCTTCTTGAAGCTAACCAAGCCCGCTGTCTTTTTTTTAGCTGAAGATAAATCCGTCAGTTTGAAGTAGAAAAGAAATTACTAAACCTAAAGATCCAAGAAAAGGACCATCTACTTTTTATAACTAATCAATTCACCCAAACTAAATTACTTTCTTATCAGTTTTAATGGAACACAGTAAACATTTTCCGTTGCACTCTTGCTCCAAGCTTACAAACCCTACATATTTTAGGTGATGCATCCCTCTGATATTGTTGCATAGGTACTTAAACAGCAGCCTAGTAAGAATACTGCTTGGCTATATTCAGGCTAAACTCTAAAGCATTAAGCTAAGACTCCACTTTTTGTGCACCTTCTCATTATATTTATGCTCATTTAATGGCAGCGCAACATCACATTTTGAATGCTAGCTAAGAATACCCAACTAATCAGACTTCTTTCCTATGAGATTGTAATAAAGAATAATGATGGTAGGTGATCTGATATTATATTCGACTAATAATAAAATAAGCAAGGAGAGCAGGGTATGGAAAGACAGATAGCCTAGAAAAAAGCATGCAGAGGAAAATGCCAAAGAGATACTATCATAAGCAAGGGCATTtgatgaattaattaattagttaagcCAGTATGAATATACATGGCTGAAAATAATATGTATTTTGTAGTTTGGACAAATGGAGTAACCAAGACAACAATAACTGGGCGTACAGTCTAAATTAAATGAGCCAATTTGAGGAATTGTTATCCTCCAAACAATATTCAGATAATTCTATTTGCTATGATGATAATTCTGTACCTGCACATTACTCGGCATACCAAGTTCTCCATTCGGGTTCTTCTCCGCACGACACATGAATATATGAGAAAATAATTTTCTTGGTCCtatttcttctttctcatatctGCAAATATCATGTTTAGGAAACCCACATATTAGTAATTTCAGAGATGTACATTAGAGAAAATGTTCAGCTAACAATCCAATTAGATATACATGTGCATGTATGTTTATACACCTAGCCAAAAATTTGAGAAGATCAAATTAAGAATATGAATGCTCAATGAAATTTAAACTTGGATTGAAATTTCCCTTCCATTGCATTTGGAATCTGCTCTCTTTACCTCTCCCTATCCCACTCCCACTAACTACCACACATTCATCACATAATAGAGAGAGATACACAGGAGCACCTGGTTGGGAAGGAAGGCGTTGAGCGCGTCCATTCCTCGCCGTGGGGAGCACCTGTGGTTGGGAAGCAAGCCATGAACAACAAGTTGGAAAGGAACTGTAAGAGGAAGGAATCCAGGGGAAAATCAGCCCCAAATCAAATCAACCAATGAAGAAATCTGCCATTGTTTTGACCACGAAATTAGACCAGACAAAAAGAGAAATCAACAGAGAACAAATCACACGGGTGCCCGCTTCTATACCTTGCTGCCGCCCGCTTGTTTGGCGAGGACCACCTCGGCCAGTTCCTGCAGTCCCACCGCCACCGCTGCCCCAGATGCCGGTCCCCGTCGCCTTTCCCTCCTTGGCAGCTGGGCGAGCGACCTCACCGGCGCAGGCCGACACCGGCCGACGACCCTGTCCCGTCCGCTGCCGAGCCTCCCTCTCCTATTTCCTCTCTCTTACTCCCTCCTCTCGTCATCTGCCACTCCTCTtagctctctctttctccctcctctctctcctgcACGGACCGGTCCATGGCGCTGGCGCTGGATCGAATCAAGCGCCCCCGCCGTCGCCCTTTGCCTGCAGGTCGGATCTGGCGAGATCCCTACTCCTCCACCCCAGCGAGAAGGCCGGTGGCGGCTGACGAGGGACGACGGCCAGGGTGGAGAGGCGACGGAGTGGcaaggaggagaggaggcagCGGATTGGGGAATGAAAGGGGATACTCTCTATAGGCTTCCATCTACGGACCAACAACCCCAGGGCCCGCCCGTCAGCGAAAGAGGCTAGGTAGGGAACGAAGTAAAACTGGACGCGATTTGCAATTGCTGGCCGCGTGGATGGCCTGAGAGGGGCTGCTATCCTAGCATCCTTTATAAGTTTAATAACccagggtgacacagaactagctccaattcatcaatgtaatgtaggcatgtattccgaatataatcatatgtgcttatggaaaagaacttgcatgacatcttttgtcctaccctcccgtggcagcggggtcctagcggaaactaagggatattaaggcctccttttaatagagtaccggaccaaagcattaacacatagtgaatacatgaactcctcaaactacggtcatcaccggaagtggtcccgattattgtcacttcggggttgccagatcataacacatagtaggtgactatagacttgcaagataggatcaagaactcacatatattcatgaaaacataataggttcagatctgaaatcatggcactcgggccctagtgacaagcattaagcatacaaagtcatagcaacatcaatctcggaacatagtggatactagtgatcaaaccctaacaaaactaactcgattacatgataaatctcatccaacccatcaccgtccagcaagcctacgatggaattactcaggcacggcggtgagcatcatgaaattggtgatggaggatggttgatgatgacgatggcgacggaatCCCCTCTcgggagccccgaacggactccagatcagccctcccgagagagtttagggcttggcggcggctccgtatcctaaaacacgatgaatccttctcctttatttttttctctccgaacacaaatatatagagttggggttgaggtcggaggagctctaggggtcccacaaggtagggggcacgccccccaccctcgtggctagggtgtgggcccctggccttgatattttgccagtatttttaattatttccaaaaagacgctccgtggagtttcaggtcattccgaaaacttttgtttgtgcacataaataacaccatggcaattctactgaaaacagcgtcagtccgggttagttccattcaaatcatgcagattagagtccaaaacaagggcaaaagtatttggaaaagtagatacgatggagacgtatcatgcccttaagatcatcaagagtatatccaatagcagcacggtgcttctttagagttttcaataatttctcttcttcatgctctgaaaggttagcactaataataacaggatatatcttcttttcatcaagataagaatatttaagagtatcaggcaatggtttaagctcaaacacgggatcaccgttgggtggaggaggataccctaggatttcaacaggcaagttgtgtttcagaataggtccctgtttaaagaatacttcatctatttcccttctttcattcatatacgtatcattttcatgatctagcaaatattgttctaaaggatcactaggaggcatggcaatagaagcaagaccaataatttcatctttactaggcagttcatcatcacggggttgtctgctaaatttagcaaaattaaactcatgagacatatcacccaaaccaatagtaacaacatccttttcgcagtctatcctagcattaacagtgttcaagaagggtctaccaaatataatgggacaaaagctatcttgtggggaaccaagaacaagaaaatcagcagggtatttaaccttcccacaaaagacttcaacatctctaacaatcccaactggtgaaa containing:
- the LOC125514392 gene encoding uncharacterized protein LOC125514392, producing MACFPTTGAPHGEEWTRSTPSFPTRYEKEEIGPRKLFSHIFMCRAEKNPNGELGMPSNVQVAFVLSSAVWSSSIALLARHLLGWSKSPCPRNSHHKLFTSPSKTKGTTSYAAVPKDPTQTGEIASTGDVVDPASKTKC